The Gadus morhua chromosome 18, gadMor3.0, whole genome shotgun sequence DNA segment AATAATAGGAGGACTCATTGAGGGGGTCTCAATGATTCCTCATTAACGATGACCTTGAGTTAACACCAGCTCTTCTTGATGAGGAACTGAAATCTGCTGCAAGTCACTTTCAGTCTCCCTCCTTACCCCAAAAGACCAATCAACTCACAAAGTGGCGCGACCTTGCAGAGCAGAGTGTTTGGCATCGCTGTGCCTTTTCACATTACAGGAGCAACACTCCCAGAGTCTTCAAAAGCGCTCCCAGATCGGCGGCAAATGCTTTTTTTATTCAATCCTCCAATTAAGGAGCGGTGGCAGGCATGCGCTGGCCACGCTGAACGGGCTGTGGACGGATGTGTTTATGTCCACGCCGGTGTCGCCTACAGCTCTAATTACAGCTGACCAGGCAGCTTTGGGCCGAGGGTCTCTGGTCCATTGTGGGGCTTCAGAAGAGTCCCCCTCTGCTCTGTGTTACGAGCCTGAGCTCAGACGGCCATTAGTTCCACATGGCGCTTTGATGGAGCTGCAGTAAACAACTCTGTGATTCACCTCTCCACGAACGCCCTGGCACAATGACTCTGGGCGCGTTGCTGTCGCACTGTTGCTACGCAGtcgtttgtttgtctttgttgtcGGGTTGATTTTGCGCAGGGTTTAGGCATGGGTTAAAGATAAAATATATTACAATCTTGTTTTCTAATATTAAAGAGTTCAAGATGGGAAAAAACTGCTGGCAGAAATACCGGACACCCACCGTGAGGTAATAAAGTAAATATACGCAGTGCCGTGGGAAATCAAACACAATAAAATGTCTGGGAACACTTGAGATCATTAGAAGgagatagaaaaagaaaaaaagacagagaggaaaggaaaggccAGGGAGTGTATAATAACAGAAAGGTCACATACTGTGGAGCTGATAAACAAGCATGAACCAGGGTAAAAGTGCTAGACTGTATATTAATATTGTGGTTATATCACTCATATAAGACCTAATGTAAtttctaaataataaataataataataataaatacgtTTGATTACATTCCTTTTGTTGACTGTACAGACGCATCAACATTCAAATCAGTACTGACCCATAAGTTGTCGTTAAAATTTAGTTGGAATCGCTCTGCTATTCAACAAGTGCTTTAATTAAGTCCTATTTTGAGATGGTTCTCTTAAGTTAATAACTTAAGTTATTCTATCTTTGGGGACTTTCATTCTGCCTCATTCCAAAGCAGTTGTGCTATTTTTACTTCCCTTTTTAATAAAAGGTTGGAATCAATACACTCACATACTTCTGAAAATGTCACTCAATTTTCACTCCCATTTTACCAAACAGATTTGAGCTTTTAGGTTATTGGTTCCTGCCGGAGCTTCTACTGTGAATGAACTTTAGGAATGATAATAAAAGCAGTGTTGATAAGCGATGCTCTTGAGACCATCAGACCAGCATCTCTTCACCTGAAAGTTAGTACATGTGTTAAATCGAATGAATAAAAGTACATGGCCTTGACTAACTCCAGTTATGCCAAAACCATGCTAATCCTGGGTGTTGACTACTCCTTAAGTGAAGGTTATTCTAAGACATTCATTATGTATGATTTGCTGCCTTCTAGACACGAGAGTAGCACTTAGAAAAGTAATCGATATCCACGTAGATGCATTAGTCGGCACTCTGAACTTACATTATCTGGGGTGTGGTGAACAACTCGTGGATCAACGTTTGACAGATCAATGAACAACAAATAACATGAAATATTGTCTGACCTTCCTTTTGATGTctagtgtgtgtttctttgattTAGTAACACTTCTACTGTGACTTGAGAGGGACTTTGACTTTGGGTAAGACCATTCTTTCAGCTCAAAAATAGCTAACGAGTGCCAACGGATCCCGGCCTCCAGCAACTTGATAGGCCTAAAAGAAACATGAAGCAAAAGAAAGAGAATCCACGATTTCAGCTGCGCTTCCAGCTGATCTGATCTGTGGCACTATGTCCTCCCTGGCTCTCGTGGAACGGGGTCCTCCTCGTAAGCTTGACTCTCTGAACCATCTGTGCTCCGATCCACGCGCTCTCTCTAACATCACAGctgcacacagagagacgggaACATGCGAGCATCCTCACAATCACACTCTCTACAAGGAGGCTGGCTTGGCATGGGAGTAAAGCCATGCTATCaaagtaaatgtgtgtgtgcgggtgtgtgggcacatgcgtgtgtgtgtgtgtgtgtgtctgtttccaaGTGTGCtagatgtgtgcgtgcatgtgcaagtTTGGAcctgcttgtgggtgtgtgcggcCATATGATTGTGgactggtttgtttgtgtgtgagcgtgtttgaATGTAGatcgttttttttgtgtagattcagtgtgcgtgtgtggacctgttggtttgtgtgtgcgtgtgtgtgcacatgcctgcatgcatgtctgAGCGTGGACCTcttggtttgagtgtgtgtgtgtgtgtgtgtgcgtgcgtgtgtgcgtgcgcgcgcccgTGCGCGcgccaagtgtgtgcgtgcagctgCGTTGTGTGACTCCCCGTGCAGTTTGGGGGGTTTATCTCTGAGCTTGGCGACTGACAAATAAGCACGAGTTTAAACTCCATCAGGCCAACTTGGGGGGGTTGATATTGGCAGCCGGCTGAATCGCTCTGATAGCGCTCGCTTGAAACACGCCAGTGATTTCCAGGTGGTAATAAAGAACCGTTCGCAAACCAGCCCATCTTCCAAGCCCAATCTTTTAACGGCCTCACAAGATACACAAATCCTATCACGCCATGTCCATTAAAACCGCCAGTGCATCCTTTCATCTCCCGCTCTGTAAAAAATCGATTTCATACCGATTTACATGAAATAGTTTTTTGAGTCAGAATGCTGAAATTCAGCCAGTCACCGCACAGAAATTGCACGGATCCACTGAAAAACAGGAAACTgcagtgcatgcatgcacatgtgtggaGTCAATGTGGTTGGGGATTCAACGTACGCCCCAAAAGGCATCAAAGGGGCGCCTAGGACTGGCATCTGCCGGTTTCTAAGGGGCTTTCATCCACGCACCGACTGTCTGTGTCACCGATTACGGTAAAACACTGCAGCCAGAGCATCCCTCTACCCGCGTGCGCCCAACGATGTATAGTGCGCTAATGAGTGCCGTCCCCACACGTAGCCAAACTTCCTGAGTGCCAATGCGGGAAACGACATCGCCAGGGGAGCTCTATTGATGTACTCCTGGTGGTAGCCACAAAGCTAAGAAGATTATCACTCAAAATGGAGAATGGAAGCGCTATTCATCTTAGCAAATAAAAACCCATTAGCTTAATAAAAAAACTGCCGTTATCCATCTtcttaatatatattaaattcaACGCAGCTGATGATGAATGGCTGCAATGAACGCTTATTTTATATGGTGGTTATTTTTCGATTCCTCACGTGAACGTGTTGTACGTGAAGTTGCCGGGACGTACTGAGAGTTGTAAAGACTGAGGGCAGAAAGGAGCGGAAGACATGAACATTTCCAAACTAAACTTTGTTTAGAAAGTGTTGCATTAACGCACCTCTGATTGACAGGCCAGATGGATTCATAGAACCGATCAGTGAAGAGATGCCTTAAATGATCGGTCCAAATGGCTCAAAAtagatattctcacagagcatttGACTCACTAATACCTGATGGATAGCTATGTCATTTATAAGATATTGCTAAGACAGTCAAATTATTATAGCTCTTAGACACAGTATGATTTCCTGGTGATCACTAATATCTGTTAGATCACTTCTTTAACGTGTTTTGAGTCTTCAGCAAGGGAACAATAACTTTATAGGTAAAATGAGAGAACCTGCCCTGGTGAGAGAACCTTATCTTTGAGGCAGAACAAAACAATGTGCTCTGTCACACACTGGTCATACGCAACCTTCGATTTTCTGAAACCAATTTTCAATACATCAGCTTCGGTTCTTCAAATATTTTGTGACACCGTGACTCCGACCTTCAGTTTGATCCCATAAATATTTAGAAACATTGATATATACAACACGATAGGCAGTCGTtaaacaataaaactattttttaaatgttgggcCATACGGCACCTAAGTCAGCCAATGAGGGCAAAGGGGCGGTGACCCGGGCCACTCAAGCCACACCCCTTTTCTGAGGGATGCCAGCAGAGCACCAATCAGTAGGCCTGTCCCGTTACCTACGGATGTCCCACCTGAAGGAACCCCCCTGTTCCCAGACACTCACCAAACCGTTTGCGAGTCCACCAATGCGGCTCCTTGCTGATGCCAAAGCGGACGTCGGGGTGCATCTTCAGGCGGTCGTACAGGTCCGTGGTGCCACACTTGGGCTGACCGATGATGTAGAAGTACGGCAGGCAGCGCGTGCGGTACAATTTACCGTCCCAGTGAAACAAGTGTTCCCGGAAAGAGTTCCTCAAGAACTTGAGCAGCGTGCGGAAGCGCTTCGAGAACTCGTACTTGTTGTTCCCATAAGGGTCCGATGTGATGTTCCCCGTGTATTCCTCGTACCAGCACGGGTTCTTGAGGCCGGGCAGGAACTTGCGTGGGATCACGGAAAACATCTGCGAAGAACAAACAAAACGGATCATTAACCCAACACAGATTTGTAGAGTCAACTCTTTCGGTTTCCCGGACCAAAGGCTTGACCCTAAGGAAGCCCGAGTCATGAATACTGCTTTATAATGATTACACCATTAAAACGCTATTTATGTCCAGATGTATTGACTCACTGAGTGggggggatacacacacacacacacacacacacacacacacacacacacacacacacacacacacacacactgctgtatcATGTCTCAATCCTCTGTGGTTAAGGTTATACACCGATGACACAGCCCACATTCCCATTTCCCTCACATTTCAAGCTGCTATTTCCAGTGGATTCTACACCGCAATGCTTCGCAGTAGACGATGACTCACTGGCTGACGAACAGACGGAGCACGAGGGAGAAGACGGTTGCAACAGCATCCCTTGCAGTCATGTGGTATTGATTATCCCCCACAGCCACAGCCAACCGCCTCTGCATTTATGTGTTCAATAAGAAATAAGGTGTTGCACATAGTACCCGGCACACGCTCACTAAACCCCCGCCTGGGGTGACGATGGATCCACATGGACAAGCAACAGGGCTCTGAATGTAGGAACGGTTCAGAAGATTCAGCCGTAGACTCGGTTTGGGAGGCAGTTCGCCTCCCTGGCCTAATTGTATCTCTGCATTAATGAAAATAGAAAAGGCAATGAATGGATAATTGCGAAACAGTGCAGCTCCATTGAAGCTGGCAAGGACGAGCTGTAGGTTGGAGTATTGATTTGAGTCACCCCTCCCAGGCTTGGAGGCGACTGTCCAGGGCCAGGGCCTCTAACGCCCTTTCGTTCTCTTGGCTGTGGGTGGCTTTTTGTTGCCAACTAACTGATGCGTGCTACTTTTGCATCACGCATTAACTTCCAGTTCCAGTTACAAGCAAGCAGCACAATCTCCTGTGCTGCACACACCTAGGTGGCTTTACTGGGCTCCTTTGATGACCAGTTGTTGTTGAGTAATCCGGTATATTGTAGAGTATGAGCAATAGCGCGTGCAAAGTCGGTGTTCCATGCTGCCATGTCAGATCTGGATTTTGTGTTGTGATGGCTGTTTAACCTGTCTGCATCGATTGTTCAGTGCACCACATGGATGCAGCCTCGCCCAGCCCCAAAGTCAGGCCCGGGTGTGGCCTACCGTGACCTGCCATCAACCACAAACAGACCCCACTAACTTTAGTAGGGTCTGTGGCTGCCTGTTTGTTTTTAACTAATCATGTGAATAAAGTTTGTATGAAGGGAACATGCTTCCTGTGATGATTTGAAGAAGTCGCTGGTTAATAAATCATGGTCAGCCTTATGTGGCTAACTTTGGACTGGATTGTATCAAAATAATTAGCTATTTAGTTGATGTTTTGCATAGATTAGCTACATAGTTCCACCTGACCCCCTGTGCATGTCGCGTAACGATTTTGTGCTACGTTAGCAGTTCACTGAACAACCTGGCCTGTTTAGACATTAATTATTGTGGTCGACTATGATGTTTTAGGAGCCTATTTAATGATTAATATTTCCACATGAAGAATCACAAGGACTGCAATTCAGCTAGAGAAGAAAAGCAGTGGAAGAGATATAACGGAGGACTTCCTGGTAAACGCTAAATACCCGTGATAGCTAGATATATTAAGAAGTGACGTTTGACAGGTGTTACTTGCATTTATTATGTGCTTCCCATACTTGATGAAGATGGTAACCTTGACATCTCACATTGCACCTCCTTTGTATTCACTACATCTTGCTACCATGTCACAAAGCATCTCTCGGCagacaacacaaccacactccTGATCGGCTTCGGCAAATGGGAAATTTGGGCGTACAAAGTAGAGTACTACTTTTAGGTTATGTAGAGATTCACTCTTCGGTTGCCTGGAAATGTTGGTTGACAATCTGCCGTTCACTTTAATGGTACCTTTCATAACAACATGTCAACTAACCCAACACTCTTTAATCACACTCAGAAGTCGACTCGAAGGATGCAGTGATGATCCTGGTCACTTCAGACAGTGCATTGGATCATTGATGTTGTTGTCCGAGAGAGGGATAAGCTTCTCGGGGCACTTGTATATCACGCCATTGTTTGTGGTGCATTTCATATACATCTTCGCTCATTCAAATGCTCTTAGACAACGATGCCGCTAACTTAAATCCATCTATTTATATTTGAGagcatctcatctcatcttccgATAAAAAGCTTTGCGTTGTTGACTCAACTTGCCGTGAAATACGTTTTTATGCTCCGGATTTTTGGGTTTGAATCTTCCGCAACGTTTAGTTTGGTTGCAGCAAGACACAAACTGGTATACTTTGTACTCGTCAATTAGATTTGTAGCGAAGCGTCAAATGGGGAACAAAGTTATTTTTCCCTCAGGTTTGGTTTGTACTTTATGTGTGAAAACATTACTGAAAACATTTTTAACCAACAGTTTTAACCCATCCTAACGTGAACCGTCGCGTCTCGCTTCACTTACGTGCGGCTCGCTGCTGACCAGGGCCTTGCGCTCAGGGAGCCGCCTGCTGCTCTGGAACGCCACCCTGGCCACGATGGACTTCACCACCAGCCGCACGTGGGCCAGGTCCCTGCTGGCGGACAGGTTGAAGTCCAAGGCCGCCGGGCTGGCCGGGCTCACCGGGCTGGCCGGGCTCGCCGGGCTCACCGGGCTCACCGGGCTGGCCGGGCTCGCCGGGCTCACCGGGCTGCCGAAGCGGTACGGCGGCGGTGTGAGCAGGAGGCCCTTCCGGTCGGCCAGCAGCATGTAGGAGGCGGTGACCAGGAAGGTGACGGTAAGGAAGCACATGAAGCTGCACACCTTCAGCCTGTTGAGGAAGCCCAGCGCGCTGCGGTGCCACGCCGCCACGTCCCCGCGCCGCACCTCCAGGACGCCGAAGAGGCCCCCGGGGGAAGCGTCcgtgtgcagcagcagcacaggcCCCTGGCCGTAGTCATCGGACGGGGCGGCGGTCAGCAGGCTGTACTTGTAGTCCATCGGAGTCATGGCTGCGGGCCGCTCGCCTGTGGGGGCACATGGTTTCGCAATGTCAAATTCAAAGCCAAGTGAACTTTATTTACTTTGTGTAATTACACAGAGGATCGAAATTGTTTGTTTTCCAGTACTCCAAACGCACAACATGTGACGTAATAGTGCACAAAGAccagaaaaaataaacacaacataaaAGGACGGACAGTGGGCACATACATAATACAGAATATTCACAGCGTGCCAGAGTGTAGTTCATTTTGAGGTATATTATTTCGGtgcaacaataaaaaacaaataaagtcaAGTACAGAATAGCAGCATGGTTGTCCATGTGTATGTAAACATGCATGTTCTAGCTCATACGCCTTGTTACCCCACattaaagctgcactatgtaTGTTCTGCCAGTATCGACCTCTAGTGATTTGGGGTTGGACGTTATTTATGTGGGTTTATTCTTGATTTTTGAAAAAATTCAAGAAAGTTTCTGTGATGAGCATATCATTCAGTGCATGGACACAGCCATGTCACTTGCAGTCGCTGTTCAGCCTTGAACTCGTGGACACACGGTGTGCGTGCTTTACTTTCGGAGCTTCAACGTTTCAGAGGTGCGCTACACCGGCCGTACATCATTTCTGTCATTTATCGACTACTCTTGTGTGCAACACATTTCTTATTCTTCCTTTGTTTTCATACAGTCTGTGATTGAGCGGTTCCACTCACTAAAATACATCAAatgttccctctctcccttgctccccctctGGGAAAAACGTtgacatttttttcaaaatgatataaaatacaacagcaTAGCTCTTTGCTGTGTTACGTCTTATTTTGTATCTATGCTTTCCACATTGTACTGCTTACTGTGAGTTGTACAATAGGTAGTCTCACATATCAGACTTCAGATTAATAATTGAAAGAGCTTAATTCGCCATTTCGAACAAAAACTCTGCCAGCACCAGTAAGTGTAAACCTTTTCAAATCAACAACGTGAAGACCGGCCACTGAAGCACACTTATTAAAAcccccttctgaaagcttctTCCAAAACAGAGACAAGGTGAGTTCTGCTATAGCTTGATAGGCCGGTTGGATCCCAAATTATGCACGAGGTCAAACTACCAACACTTTTACACACAGCGCCAACGCTGGAACACACCGAGTTAATCTTTGAGGTTGCCCCCTCCGCTCAGAAAAAGATAGCCGTTTCCCGCCTGACTAGGGCGGAATTCATTATGCATACAGATTGACTTCTTCTGGCCCCTCCGGTTCTCATCGTTGATAaggaccacctccaccctgcttCACCAGCCCGGAAGCCCGGTGCGGTGGTGCGCGGTCACAATATGGATGGTTTGATAAGGGAAGATCgccggggggcagggggggcagggACTGGGGGTACAGATGTACGCCAGCCCAGCCTGCATCTCCAGGCTCCAGAGGACAGATAGGGATAAGGGGGGAAACAGGTGAGGAGCGAAGGATGGATTGCGCCCTGTTTATCGCCCAATGGCATCCCTCGTACACTCGCAATGTCACAGGGGTACGCAGACACACCCGCATTAAAGAGAGAGGTAAACACCCCTTATTTGCAGGAGAACTTCGCCCCACTAGTCAGACCCCACTAGTCAGGATTTCGCGTTGTTGCGATTTGCAACTTCAACGCAACATTAACCAATCCCCGCAAATTCAGGGCGGTTTCGCAATTTTAACCAACCACCGCAACTTTCCCGCAAATTTGACCAATCATTGGCGTCATCTTGAACTGACGTCGACAAACTACCTTCCGCCTTACTCCCGTGTTTACTTTCAAGCGATTCAAGCATTCATGCAGCATGTGCGCGTCCAACATTTCCCACTTGCCTACCAAAATAACTGCAAAAGATCGGAAAAAGATCATTGATAAGCATTTTGCCACCGCAAAACATAACTACAGAGCTGCCAAACTGCAGGCAGGACGTCAGACGACGAGGCAGATCACTATGACACAGGCTGTGGCATCCAAGTAAATTGCCAGCGCGGAAAGAATCaagaatcaattattcataggaccatttctcagtgttaatgaatgtttttttcagtCATAGCTTAATATTTACCAAATTCCTCAGGGAAAATTGcagtaataacttaatatttaacgTCAGGAAAATCAcaactttcacttcctctcgcactgtaatcgcaacaaaaaccaaaaaaacactttcatcgcaactttttggaaaagctcacgcaacatcaggcattttaggccgcaacaatctcaaaaaaggcctgcgaaatcctggagggacTGACTAGTTAAACGAAATATAATATCAAAACAGTTGTGGCTTTTGTAAAGGTTTTATAAAAACGGGGCACTTGGGGGGTTCCACAGGAGAAGGGACGAGGGGAGTTGTATCACACCTGCTCGAGCTAAGGTACGCAGTGGATAGAGTAATACCACTCTTTGGAAGAGCGTTGGTAGACCACAGTAGCAGACTTCTGCTATATTAAACAGAATTTCCCTCGTTGGACAACTCATCAAAAATATCGCAGAAATGTTCCCCCCGAAACTGTTTCCGACTGAAAAACATCATCTAGGGGTTTACTCAACCTTTAAAGTAAAGACAACCTTTTATGAGATATGAAGTCTGGAAGATAGGGAGAGACGTGTTGTGAGAGAGTTTGGTTTATCCTTAATGCTTTGGTCTTAAAGGACGGCGTTGGACAGGAGAGCTTTGAGTTTAAATGTAGGTTTCTTCTACATGCCTGCATTTGGAACACAAAGCAAGCTGAGGGAAGGTGTTGTTCTATATATTAATATCATACTGTACAACTGTGATGCGGTGAGTCAtaacttgcgcacacacacacgcacacgcgcgcgttaacacattaacattatgcgcacaagcacacattgaGCGCGCTCCAGGAGGTTTGAATGGTAAGCAGGGCTGATACACTtagaacaccacacacacacgcattaacagacatacacaaaccgACACGCACACAGCTCTACTCTGTCTAACAGCATAGGCAGGAGGGGGTTACGGGGCAAACACGTCGCTGACCCCCAGCAGTCGGGCACCAAGGTAATGAGGAGCCCCCCACGGTGAGGGCCCCGAGCTTCCAATACATCAAAAAGCTCAAGtctgcctgagagagagagagagagagagagagagagagagagagagagagagagagaaagagagatatgcTGTTTTGAATGGACTCTGCAAGTGgctgtctttttctttttgattataaATGAACCGGTCCTTTCTCCTAATTATTTTTATGGAAGTCATGGGGGAAGGCCAAATGATTTTGAATATAGACGGTAGCTAGTTAAATAGAAATATAAAGTTACTTTGCTTATTGCACAAATGAAGCATTGCTTAACACACTGGTGGGAGAATAAATGACTCGGTGGAGCTTTTGGACTTGGGACTTTTTTGGGGGGTTATTGGTTTTTAGGAGGTGGGAATGCAGAAATTTAAATGAAAGCGCCGTCGAAGGGCCCATCGACGGTGGGTGTTCTACGCAGAAGTGTTATACTGCCTCAAGCTCTCATACTGCATAATGTGGTTTGGTTACAGCAAAGCTGAGCTGTTCTCTATAGGAATCTAAGACAATATTTTCATCCAGTCATTTTCACACTCATCTTTCAAGCTTCTCAAGCCGAGGGGAGCGAAGTGGCTGCCCACCGCACACGCCGCTCTGCCCACCGCACACGCCGCTCTGCCCGGTTTCCTTCCGGAGCGTTGAGTGTTTGTACTTGAAAGCTCAAACGCTGGCCCAGGCATCCCAGCAGGTATCGACTGAACTCCTGGGTGTCCTTCGTCATCTCAGAAGTCAATGACCTGCGCTGCCCCGAGGTCGTGTGACATTTACTGGGACGCAGCGAGGATAATGAAAAAAAGACGGAAGACGAAGAGCAACCAACAAAACGAATGAAGTCACAGCAAACAGAAAAAGAGGATTGAATCTTCTGATATCTCGGGTGTgaagcatttttttttgttaacctttatttaaaccAGGTTGGCCTCATTGACATTCAACACCTCTTTCACAAGAGAGGCCAAGATGGCAGCATCAGAATAATATTATAAAGCTGCGTTGTTATTGAAGCAAAAGCTGATCCATACAGAATTATTTCAAGCTCGCCTGTGAGATGGACCTCCTCTTCTTGGTTCGTTATTTCTGCTAGATTTCACGTTACCATAAAATTTCGGCTCATTTCCATCTATTGCACTCCTCCCCATCCATGGAGGAGTTCTGttctgtgttccttctcaagCTCTCTGTACCCCCAAAAAAGCAGTATTTTGGGGTACAGTCCTTGCCATTAAGGGGGCTTAAGGCCGGTTTATAGtcctccgtaaagtgctgtacgtagacaaTGAGAGCAAAATGAAGCCTTTTTTGCGACTATAGCTGTGATTATGGGCTGCCCTTGTACTCTAGTCTACTCAATCGATCAACCTGGCTGAGATGGTTTAAGCTGACAGATTTCCGTATATTTTCATTTCACAGTGTTTTGTTCACGGCTCATTAGAGAAACATTCACACGtcgcgtctctctctcctgtcagtCAAAATGTGTGTTGGACTAAAGAAAGCAATCAGGCAGCTTGTGTAACGCCTTCCGCTCTAGTCTGCTGCTTCCTGTCCATCTCAGCACTGCCAGTGCTCACGAAAAATCCAAATGGCCAGCCGCTAATTGGCAACTCTCTCGTTTCTCTTCCATTCCGATTCCTCGCCGACATTTTGTCCTCTCTTAAAGACGTGTCGATGCAACATCATCATGTCGTTTGTGTCAGACACAGAACAACTTCTTTCTGCACTAGACGGGGGCATAGCAAGTACCAATACAATCTATTCCCTGAGACAAGCAAGTTCCCCAAAAGGGCCTGTCCATCATACTGACTGAGGCAGCACAGACTGCGAAAATAAAAACAAGTAATAATAAATAGAAAACTACGAGCTGAATGAATGTGGAGGCATTTTCAGTGACCTTCCTTCGGTGCCCTGGAAGCATCaatattgatttatttgatATGATTATTTCCTACAAAAGTTCTTGCTTGTATTCTGCATTTAATAGGTTTGTGACAAAGTAGACGCAGCTATATCATTAAAGTAATATGGTCACAGATAATCCCTACTGATGAGTTCTGCATAAATAAAAAGCTTTTTCTTGGATGGGAACCGCAGCAAGCGCACTACTTCAGATATGCTATCACTTCTTGACAACACTCTGCCCAACAGGAATAGTTAACAATTTCCCCAGGGCCTCAGCTCTTTCTTGTATATATTCCACATTAAACAATGATATGAGATGCTGGAAATGGcatttgtttttaataaaaagGCACAGCACAACATTCATTGAAATTCAGGAATATAACTATGAATTAGTTTCGACTTTTTCCCCTACAGAGAATACTTAAAATATCCCTAAATTCTTACAGACCCTGCAGTGTTGTGGTAATCATGAAAACATT contains these protein-coding regions:
- the chst15 gene encoding carbohydrate sulfotransferase 15 isoform X2, which translates into the protein MTPMDYKYSLLTAAPSDDYGQGPVLLLHTDASPGGLFGVLEVRRGDVAAWHRSALGFLNRLKVCSFMCFLTVTFLVTASYMLLADRKGLLLTPPPYRFGSPVSPASPASPVSPVSPASPASPVSPASPAALDFNLSASRDLAHVRLVVKSIVARVAFQSSRRLPERKALVSSEPHMFSVIPRKFLPGLKNPCWYEEYTGNITSDPYGNNKYEFSKRFRTLLKFLRNSFREHLFHWDGKLYRTRCLPYFYIIGQPKCGTTDLYDRLKMHPDVRFGISKEPHWWTRKRFGIVRLKDGVHDRFPVEDYLDLFDLSAFQIQDQLSANASRARDLPYPERHIIIGEASASTMWDNKAWTYYSDNSTTEEPPYLNQDFIHALQPDARLIVIFRDPVERLYSDYLYFGGTNKSAEDFHEKVSESLQLFDGCVAMTTIRSCVYNSTLNNGMPIRMPVGLYVVFLLDWLTIFHRDQLLVLRLEDHALNRKYTMKRVFDFLHLGPLTEQQEAEITQSPASNTRKEANRNLGPMLASTRDLLQDFYKPFNQKLAQVLHNNSFLWDGP